A window of Phenylobacterium sp. NIBR 498073 genomic DNA:
GCTTTGCACCGGCCGCATTTCGGTGCGGCGTCGAGCTTGGCCTCGGGGATGCGGTTGATGCTCGCGCAGGCCGGGCACGTCACCAGTACGGGGTCGGGCATGAGGGCGTCCTCCAGGGCGAATTCGGCTGATCGTTTACCCGTATGATGTAACCGTGTAAAAGATGGATTCAATCCGTTACGGGAGCGGGATTTTGAACCCCAGTGCAGACGACGACGCGCTATCGCGGCCGAGGACGGTCCAGATCGGCGACGTCGCCCCCAATTTCCAGGCGCGCACCACGATGGGCGAGATGAGCCTGTCGGACTATCGCGGCCGCTGGGTGCTGCTGTTTTCGCATCCTGCGGATTTCACGCCGGTCTGCACGAGCGAGTTCGTCGCCCTGTCGCGGGCGAGCGACCGGTTCAAGGCGCTCAATTGTGAACTGGTCGCGATCTCGGTCGACAGCCTCTACGCCCACCTGGGCTGGATACGGGCGATCCATGAGCACTTCGGCGTGACCGTCAGTTTCCCGATCGTCGAAGACCCGTCGATGGTCATCGGCCGAGCCTACGGAAT
This region includes:
- a CDS encoding peroxiredoxin: MNPSADDDALSRPRTVQIGDVAPNFQARTTMGEMSLSDYRGRWVLLFSHPADFTPVCTSEFVALSRASDRFKALNCELVAISVDSLYAHLGWIRAIHEHFGVTVSFPIVEDPSMVIGRAYGMLAEDAPDAATLRATFFIDPDGVVRAKLCYPATIGRSVDELLRVVAALQRVDSDNVVTPEGWRPGDDVLLPPHQDQASALDASGEACWFHRTRPDRQAKAGK